The following are encoded in a window of Caretta caretta isolate rCarCar2 chromosome 19, rCarCar1.hap1, whole genome shotgun sequence genomic DNA:
- the SPOCD1 gene encoding SPOC domain-containing protein 1, with product MLQKRLEESPHLDVHEDMILRLANNVEKEIFNLFLCVDQRYKNKYRSLLFNLKAPKNKLLFHQVVLGEVSPQCLVQMNSLEMAPKELAEWRAKESKHVLEMIEKQEREPPRRCPTKLTHKGEIEIHREVDEDFTLEDLYGSVLCMDKKRVSQPAAESKRDTTDQHRSHLLDLDCLICTGRMAPDGERGFNPLQSKSTSKKKAEDSSRRLHSSSVYSDKERKHLEKDRPASTGVLKKNLRLQKQVKDTVLWEGFIQMFSIKQFVAKAYPVSGYGTYLIQALPELIQSRGCILPEDVWDYLESIWPAEAKEMSMIQFCPAMTKDFRIYNMLYSYLNNKQRYGIVDSNQMEMFMVPLPAFQPVPAKFHPLGGPGLDANHSCLLLGLILPKKVSGDPSTSSTRPSLLRETKRKTVTFKNNLVTKCFSPPLDSSGSTKLAEPFQQVPSRAFTGKRLSRNEYPPAVSHSQEPLTNNNMFALNTAVGEVVNGGTCHAVSSSHCQNRKEETDQSMQDCAFHSLSNFPWMVGQSYSMAQESLGRQHNMTGGHTETYLADAGPAASQNWNHGPLSSCSLCSHECGGNVALDANMLGIQQLSGIFYPGVTSSGGVSQVPSVPHLVSHEPSATSDLQNHAATGDSSPAVPVEEALSLIQHLEALVQLNSQIQNQTLFSLPSLDLSAVLQAAAPGETQIVGGAAFPPVQQESGVYPQSQLTLPPFGGPVYPPSDC from the exons ATGCTACAGAAAAG GTTGGAGGAGTCTCCTCATCTGGATGTCCATGAAGATATGATACTGAGATTAGCAAACAATGTGGAGAAGGAAATATTCAACCTCTTTCTTTGTGTTGACCAacgatacaaaaacaagtaccgCAGTCTCCTCTTTAACCTGAAAGCTCCAAAAAATAAG CTCCTCTTCCACCAGGTGGTTCTTGGAGAGGTTTCCCCGCAGTGTCTTGTTCAAATGAATTCACTGGAGATGGCACCCAAGGAGTTGGCAGAGTGGAGAGCTAAGGAGAGCAAACAT GTGCTGGAGATGATAGAGAAACAGGAGCGAGAACCACCAAGGCGTTGCCCCACAAAACTGACCCACAAAGGAGAAATAGAGATACACAGAGAGGTGGATGAGGACTTTACTTTGGAAGACCTATAT GGATCAGTTCTATGTATGGACAAGAAACGTGTTTCCCAGCCCGCTGCAGAGTCCAAAAGAGACACCACAGACCAGCACAGGAGTCACTTACTGGACCTAGACTGCCTTATCTGTACAG GAAGGATGGCTCCTGATGGTGAGAGAGGTTTTAACCCACTGCAGAGCAAATCAACCTCAAAGAAGAAGGCAGAAGACAGCTCCAGAAGATTACATTCAAGCAGTGTCTATtcagacaaagagagaaaacaTTTGGAGAAAGACAG GCCTGCCTCAACTGGCGTCCTCAAGAAGAATCTAAGGCTACAGAAGCAAGTCAAGGACACTGTGCTGTGGGAGGGATTCATTCAGATGTTCAGCATTAAACAGTTTGTGGCAAAAGCATATCCTGTTTCAGGCTATGGCACTTACCTCATTCAA GCGTTACCGGAGCTGATTCAGTCGAGGGGCTGTATTCTCCCGGAGGACGTCTGGGATTATTTAGAGAGCATATGGCCAGCTGAAGCCAAG GAGATGAGCATGATACAATTCTGCCCTGCCATGACCAAAGACTTCAGAATTTACAACATGCTGTATTCGTATTTGAACAACAAACAGAGATACGGCATTGTGGACAGCAACCAGATGGAAATGTTCATGGTACCGCTGCCAGCCTTCCAGCCAGTACCTGCCAAATTCCATCCACTTGGTGGCCCAG gtCTTGATGCAAATCACTCTTGCTTGTTGCTGGGACTGATTCTCCCAAAGAAAGTCTCAGGCGATCCCTCTACAAGTAGCACGAGGCCCAGCCTCTTaagggaaacaaaaagaaagacagtgacttttaaaaataaccttgtgaccaaaTGCTTTTCCCCTCCTTTGGACAGTTCTGGGAGCACCAAACTGGCTGAACCATTTCAACAGGTACCGTCCAGGGCATTCACAGGTAAGCGGCTGTCTAGGAACGAGTATCCTCCTGCAGTTTCTCACAGCCAGGAACCCCTTACAAACAATAATATGTTCGCTCTCAATACGGCAGTGGGTGAAGTCGTAAATGGAGGGACATGCCATGCAGTATCTTCTTCACACTGCCAAAACAGAAAGGAGGAAACTGACCAATCCATGCAGGATTGTGCTTTCCATTCACTTAGCAACTTCCCCTGGATGGTAGGGCAGTCCTACAGCATGGCTCAGGAATCATTGGGAAGGCAGCACAATATGACTGGGGGACATACGGAGACATACCTCGCTGATGCAGGACCAGCCGCATCACAGAACTGGAATCACGGACCATTGTCTTCATGCTCCTTATGCTCCCATGAATGTGGTGGCAATGTGGCCCTCGATGCCAACATGTTAGGTATTCAGCAGTTATCAGGTATATTTTATCCTGGAGTTACATCTTCTGGTGGAGTTTCTCAGGTGCCATCTGTGCCCCATCTTGTTTCCCATGAACCTTCTGCTACCTCTGACCTCCAAAATCATGCTGCAACTGGAGACTCCAGTCCAGCTGTTCCTGTGGAGGAAGCATTGTCTCTGATCCAGCATCTGGAGGCACTGGTGCAGTTGAATTCACAAATTCAGAACCAGACTCTATTTTCACTTCCTTCGTTAGATCTTTCTGCAGTCCTACAGGCAGCCGCACCCGGGGAAACTCAGATTGTTGGAGGAGCCGCATTTCCACCCGTCCAGCAGGAAAGTGGTGTGTATCCCCAGTCTCAGTTGACCCTTCCTCCCTTTGGTGGACCAGTATATCCCCCTTCTGATTGTTAA